Proteins found in one Brachyspira murdochii DSM 12563 genomic segment:
- a CDS encoding MalY/PatB family protein: MTIEEFNSKYLVNREGTNSQKWDTIKDRRFKVGGLIPMWVADMEFRAPDEVLEALNKRVNHGVFGYTVLWDSYFEAFFNWQKKRYNIDLKEEWINFSTGLVTALYWLVNAYTNKGDSVVILTPVYYPFHNAVKDNERNLIKCELKNDNGVFSIDFEKLEDDIVKNNVKLMIFCNPHNPAGRVWTDEEIDKTFDICKRHNVYIVSDEIHQDINLGYRPFISALSIKNKDKYLDRLVVLTSPSKTFNLACLLNSHIVIPDEKMREKYNKFVNTVNRTELSLLGMVAAEAAYRYGEDWVDGLLKTIRRNYEYIRDELKAKVPEIITSPLEGTYLPFIDLRKVVSSDRVKEFIQDDCKIAIDFGEWFSDNCKGFIRVNVATDFKYIEEFVNKVSSQLKNKNYK; this comes from the coding sequence ATGACAATAGAAGAATTTAACAGCAAATATTTAGTAAACAGAGAAGGTACAAACTCTCAAAAATGGGACACAATAAAGGACAGGAGATTTAAAGTAGGCGGACTTATACCTATGTGGGTGGCAGATATGGAATTCAGAGCTCCTGATGAAGTATTAGAGGCTTTAAACAAAAGAGTAAATCATGGGGTTTTTGGATATACTGTTTTGTGGGACAGTTATTTTGAAGCATTTTTTAATTGGCAGAAGAAAAGATATAATATAGACTTAAAAGAAGAATGGATAAATTTTTCAACTGGATTAGTAACAGCATTATATTGGCTTGTTAATGCATATACAAATAAGGGTGACAGTGTTGTAATACTTACACCTGTTTATTATCCTTTTCATAATGCAGTTAAAGATAATGAAAGAAATTTAATTAAATGCGAGCTAAAAAATGATAACGGAGTATTTTCTATAGATTTTGAAAAGTTAGAAGATGATATAGTAAAAAATAATGTAAAATTAATGATATTCTGCAATCCTCATAATCCAGCTGGAAGAGTATGGACTGATGAAGAAATAGATAAAACTTTTGATATATGTAAAAGACATAATGTGTATATTGTTTCTGATGAAATTCACCAAGATATAAATTTGGGTTATCGTCCTTTTATTTCAGCACTTTCTATAAAAAATAAAGATAAATATTTGGACAGATTAGTTGTTTTAACTTCACCTTCAAAAACATTTAATTTGGCATGTCTTTTAAACTCTCATATAGTTATACCAGATGAGAAAATGAGAGAAAAATATAATAAATTTGTAAATACGGTTAATAGAACAGAATTAAGTTTGCTTGGTATGGTAGCGGCAGAAGCAGCGTACAGATACGGAGAAGATTGGGTTGATGGACTTTTAAAAACAATAAGACGCAATTATGAATATATAAGAGATGAATTAAAAGCAAAAGTTCCAGAAATAATAACAAGCCCTTTGGAAGGTACTTATTTACCTTTTATAGATTTAAGAAAAGTTGTTAGTTCAGATAGAGTAAAAGAGTTTATACAAGATGACTGTAAAATAGCTATAGATTTTGGTGAATGGTTTTCTGATAATTGTAAGGGATTTATAAGAGTGAATGTTGCAACTGATTTTAAATATATAGAGGAGTTTGTAAATAAAGTATCTTCACAATTAAAAAATAAAAATTATAAATAA
- a CDS encoding helix-turn-helix transcriptional regulator codes for MDNYTKSGSVVLDDTDRAIIQSYENAVKGIANIFGTYCEVLVHSLDNYEHAVLFIENGHNSSRDVGAPITDLALELINSVHKDKKFLESYESKFPNGDRCKSVTIPIKNKDKLIGLLCININMEVSLIDFMREFSINKNDSVEHTHSENYSSNIDDMIKSILNKNINDIILDMSIPNQEKNKQIILKLHKIGFFQLKGSVEALAEKLHISVHTVYSNIRKYT; via the coding sequence ATGGATAATTATACTAAGTCTGGTTCTGTAGTATTAGATGATACGGATAGAGCTATAATACAATCATATGAAAATGCTGTAAAAGGAATAGCAAATATATTCGGAACATATTGCGAGGTATTAGTTCATTCATTAGATAATTATGAACATGCTGTTTTATTTATAGAAAACGGGCATAATTCTTCAAGAGATGTAGGGGCTCCAATAACCGATTTAGCTTTAGAGCTTATAAACTCGGTACATAAAGATAAAAAATTTTTAGAATCTTATGAATCAAAATTTCCAAATGGAGACAGATGCAAATCCGTTACAATACCTATAAAAAATAAAGACAAATTAATCGGCTTATTATGCATCAATATAAATATGGAGGTAAGCCTTATAGATTTTATGAGAGAATTTTCTATAAATAAAAATGATAGTGTAGAACATACTCATTCTGAAAATTACAGTTCTAATATTGACGACATGATAAAATCTATACTTAATAAAAATATTAATGATATAATACTGGATATGTCGATACCAAATCAGGAAAAAAATAAACAGATTATATTAAAACTTCATAAAATAGGTTTTTTTCAATTAAAAGGTTCTGTTGAAGCATTAGCTGAAAAACTTCATATTTCAGTTCATACAGTTTATTCAAATATAAGAAAATATACATAA
- a CDS encoding DUF4253 domain-containing protein: MNEDIKFITDFLKCDYDILEGGLEDDTDIMNWYKENLEKGKKEGYIPLIIIPSDMLTEAIECFLEDNDCDIKDSRKLINEYIEKSKDIDYKKYLNQNIEDIYEDKEYIEEIRKSFNAPVEGGFEVFDSFGSYYDYETKSTVDLILAKIPTLNPYELACYIPMGGFNDCPNPETQTAIFKYWYEKYNAYPAVVGYDTWELFIEKLPNTEEEARELAIEHYYFCLDRVDQYGENYDHGKLAGTLLKSNVWYFWWD, translated from the coding sequence ATGAATGAAGATATTAAGTTTATAACCGATTTTCTAAAATGCGATTATGATATACTTGAGGGCGGACTTGAAGATGACACTGATATAATGAATTGGTATAAAGAAAATCTTGAAAAAGGAAAAAAAGAAGGATATATACCTTTAATTATAATACCAAGTGATATGCTTACTGAGGCAATAGAGTGTTTTTTGGAAGATAATGACTGTGATATAAAAGATTCAAGAAAATTAATAAATGAGTATATAGAAAAGTCAAAAGATATAGACTATAAAAAATATTTAAATCAGAATATAGAAGATATTTATGAGGATAAAGAATATATTGAAGAGATAAGAAAATCATTTAATGCTCCTGTAGAAGGAGGATTTGAAGTATTTGATAGTTTTGGTTCATATTATGATTATGAAACCAAAAGTACTGTTGATTTAATATTAGCAAAAATTCCTACTCTTAATCCTTATGAATTGGCATGCTATATCCCTATGGGAGGATTTAATGACTGTCCTAATCCTGAAACACAGACAGCTATTTTTAAATATTGGTATGAAAAATATAATGCTTATCCAGCAGTAGTTGGATATGATACTTGGGAGCTTTTTATAGAAAAACTTCCTAATACAGAAGAAGAGGCTAGAGAGCTTGCTATAGAACATTATTATTTTTGTTTGGATAGGGTTGATCAATACGGCGAAAATTATGATCATGGAAAATTAGCAGGTACATTATTAAAATCTAATGTTTGGTATTTTTGGTGGGATTAA
- a CDS encoding peptide ABC transporter substrate-binding protein — protein sequence MKKNILITFLLFIIICFLASCNKKPKNILNEITVSVGPEPQTIDPTINSAVDAMIYTTHLFENLTIKDENGNIIPGAAESWVSSNNNTIYIFNIRSNAKWCDGMDVTADDFIYAWKRIVDPKNGASYSILLDVIKNASDIMMGNKDKDTLAVKALDDKTLYVELEYPVPYFPEMVAHTAYTPLREDIVSQDEDGWTLKTDTMVGNGAFQIVRWDHNSRLVVRKNTDYWNYKEIKPDIINFEFIDNDNTAMSAILNGEISFYHNAPINDRAKLIEEGIARVVTNVSLYFYEVNHKKAPFNDERVRRAISLAIDRDYIVNNIMKAGEKPAAAIVPYNIKDVYGTNDFRYQKDGYFSVNSEDYQKNVEEARSLLAEAGYPNGEGFPVFEFLTNPGFHVTIAESIQSMLKEALNIDMVISQEEWAVLLQTRRDGNFDMARQGWIGGYNSPQAFLSLVKTGYVLNEGRYSNPEFDKALYDAAFSQSDLERSEYLHKAESIAMDDMAIIPIFYYSGTVMQSKNLNDVIYDIFGIYNFSRAYMSE from the coding sequence ATGAAAAAGAATATATTAATTACATTTTTATTATTTATAATAATTTGTTTTTTGGCATCTTGTAATAAAAAACCTAAAAACATTTTAAATGAGATAACAGTTTCTGTAGGTCCAGAACCCCAGACAATAGATCCTACTATAAACTCAGCAGTAGATGCTATGATATATACTACTCATTTATTTGAAAATCTTACTATTAAAGATGAAAACGGAAATATAATACCCGGTGCTGCTGAAAGTTGGGTATCATCGAATAATAACACAATATATATTTTTAATATTAGAAGTAATGCTAAATGGTGCGATGGAATGGATGTAACGGCTGATGATTTTATTTATGCTTGGAAGAGAATAGTTGATCCTAAAAACGGAGCATCATATTCCATACTTTTGGATGTTATAAAAAATGCTAGTGATATTATGATGGGTAATAAAGATAAAGATACATTGGCAGTTAAGGCATTAGATGATAAAACTTTATACGTAGAATTGGAATATCCTGTACCTTATTTTCCAGAGATGGTGGCTCATACTGCATATACACCTTTGCGTGAGGATATTGTCAGTCAAGATGAAGACGGCTGGACTTTAAAAACTGATACTATGGTTGGAAACGGAGCTTTTCAGATTGTACGATGGGATCATAATTCAAGATTAGTAGTACGAAAAAATACTGATTATTGGAATTATAAAGAAATTAAGCCTGATATAATAAATTTTGAATTTATAGATAATGATAATACAGCAATGTCTGCAATTTTAAACGGAGAGATATCTTTTTATCATAATGCCCCTATTAATGATAGAGCAAAACTTATTGAAGAGGGAATTGCTAGGGTAGTTACTAATGTATCACTTTATTTTTATGAGGTTAATCATAAAAAAGCCCCTTTTAATGATGAGAGAGTAAGAAGAGCTATTTCTTTAGCTATAGACAGAGACTATATAGTAAATAATATAATGAAGGCTGGAGAGAAACCTGCAGCTGCTATAGTACCTTATAATATAAAAGATGTTTACGGTACTAATGATTTTAGATATCAAAAAGACGGATATTTTTCTGTTAATAGCGAAGACTATCAGAAAAATGTTGAAGAGGCTAGGTCTTTGCTTGCAGAGGCTGGATATCCTAATGGGGAAGGCTTTCCAGTATTTGAATTTTTAACTAATCCCGGATTTCATGTAACTATTGCTGAAAGTATACAGTCTATGCTTAAAGAGGCACTTAATATAGATATGGTAATAAGTCAGGAAGAATGGGCTGTACTGCTTCAGACTAGAAGAGACGGGAATTTTGATATGGCTAGACAAGGCTGGATAGGAGGATATAATAGTCCTCAGGCATTTTTATCTTTGGTAAAAACAGGTTATGTTCTTAATGAGGGAAGATACAGTAATCCTGAATTTGATAAAGCTTTGTATGATGCAGCATTCTCTCAAAGTGATTTAGAGCGAAGCGAATATCTCCATAAAGCAGAAAGCATAGCTATGGACGATATGGCTATTATACCTATATTCTATTATTCTGGTACAGTTATGCAAAGTAAAAATCTTAATGATGTGATTTATGATATATTTGGAATATATAATTTTAGTAGGGCATATATGTCAGAGTAA
- a CDS encoding nucleotidyltransferase family protein, translated as MISLTENEIQIIKDILKKHIKYGKVYLFGSRVKGTNKKFSDIDIVIDINAKLSLNEMSRIKDDFDESDLIYIADIIDYNAVDNSFKSIIDNEKVLIYETI; from the coding sequence ATGATTAGCCTAACTGAAAATGAAATTCAAATTATAAAAGATATTCTAAAAAAACATATAAAATACGGAAAAGTATATTTATTTGGTTCAAGAGTAAAAGGTACAAATAAAAAATTTTCAGATATTGATATAGTTATAGATATTAATGCCAAATTATCATTAAATGAGATGTCAAGAATAAAAGATGATTTTGATGAAAGTGATTTAATTTATATTGCTGATATCATTGATTATAATGCTGTAGATAATAGTTTTAAGAGCATTATAGATAATGAAAAGGTATTAATATATGAAACTATCTAA
- a CDS encoding HI0074 family nucleotidyltransferase substrate-binding subunit, with protein MILNLDSLKKSITALEKSINVYDRIKTDDEDLILTIRSGVIQNFEVAFEQSWKFIQRWLNENINPDITSGITKKELFRLAAKHLLIDDVEKWIRFKDARNYTSHIYSNEVSLEVINEASAFLPYAKYLLKRLEENNE; from the coding sequence ATGATATTAAATTTGGATAGTCTGAAAAAATCTATAACTGCATTAGAAAAATCAATCAATGTATATGATAGAATTAAAACAGATGATGAAGATTTAATACTTACAATAAGATCTGGAGTAATACAAAACTTTGAAGTAGCTTTTGAACAAAGTTGGAAATTTATACAAAGATGGCTCAATGAGAATATAAATCCAGACATAACTAGCGGTATAACCAAAAAAGAATTATTTAGATTGGCAGCTAAACATTTACTTATAGATGATGTTGAAAAATGGATAAGATTTAAAGATGCTAGAAATTATACTTCTCATATTTATTCAAATGAAGTTTCTTTGGAAGTGATTAATGAAGCATCAGCATTTTTACCTTATGCCAAATATCTTTTGAAACGTTTAGAGGAAAATAATGAATGA
- a CDS encoding acetate/propionate family kinase: MNVLVINSGSSSIKYQLFAMPEAKVLAKGLLEKIGEETSALKHTAVEKGKEKKLEQKVADHKAGMSLIFSLLTDKEVGVISDMSEISGVGHRVVHGGEAFSKSTLVTDEAIKAIEACCDIAPLHNPAGLQGIAACKEILKDVKMVAVFDTSFHQTIPEYAYMYAVPHEWYDKYKIRRYGFHGTSHRYVYGEFCKAENKPNANVIVCHLGNGASVTAVKNGESVDTSMGLTPLEGLVMGTRSGDMDPAAATFVMAKENLSPKEMDNILNKKSGLLGVSGVSNDMRNLEEASKTNHRAELAIQMFCYRVKKYIGAYMAALGHVDGIVFTGGIGENSSSIRGRILEGLDELGIKCDADKNSKARGCASFEKDGAAIKLYVIATDEEKAIAMDTYNIALK; the protein is encoded by the coding sequence ATGAACGTATTGGTAATTAATTCTGGCAGTTCTAGTATTAAATATCAGTTATTTGCTATGCCAGAAGCAAAAGTTTTAGCTAAAGGTCTTTTAGAAAAGATAGGCGAAGAAACAAGTGCCTTAAAACACACAGCAGTAGAAAAAGGCAAAGAAAAAAAATTAGAGCAAAAAGTTGCTGACCATAAAGCAGGTATGTCTTTGATTTTCTCTCTTCTAACAGATAAAGAAGTTGGAGTTATATCTGATATGAGCGAAATATCAGGTGTAGGTCATAGAGTTGTGCACGGAGGAGAAGCATTCAGTAAAAGCACCTTAGTTACAGATGAAGCTATAAAAGCTATAGAAGCATGCTGTGATATAGCTCCTTTACATAACCCAGCTGGTTTGCAGGGTATAGCTGCTTGTAAAGAAATATTAAAAGATGTAAAAATGGTTGCTGTTTTTGATACTAGTTTCCATCAAACAATACCAGAATATGCCTATATGTATGCTGTTCCTCATGAATGGTATGACAAATATAAAATACGCCGTTATGGCTTCCATGGTACTTCACATAGATATGTTTACGGAGAGTTCTGCAAAGCTGAAAACAAACCTAATGCTAATGTTATAGTTTGCCATTTAGGTAATGGTGCAAGTGTAACTGCTGTAAAAAACGGAGAATCTGTAGATACAAGTATGGGTTTAACTCCATTAGAAGGTTTAGTAATGGGTACTAGATCTGGAGATATGGATCCTGCTGCTGCTACTTTTGTTATGGCTAAAGAAAATTTATCTCCGAAAGAAATGGATAATATTTTAAATAAAAAAAGCGGACTTTTAGGTGTTTCTGGAGTAAGCAATGATATGAGAAACTTGGAAGAGGCTTCTAAAACTAATCATAGAGCTGAGCTTGCTATACAAATGTTCTGCTACAGAGTAAAAAAATATATAGGTGCTTATATGGCTGCTCTTGGTCATGTTGATGGCATTGTATTTACTGGCGGTATAGGTGAAAATAGTTCTTCTATTAGAGGAAGAATACTTGAAGGTTTAGATGAGCTTGGTATTAAATGTGATGCTGATAAAAACTCTAAAGCTAGAGGATGTGCTAGTTTTGAAAAAGATGGTGCTGCTATTAAACTTTATGTTATAGCTACTGATGAAGAAAAAGCTATAGCTATGGATACTTACAATATAGCATTGAAATAA
- a CDS encoding M30 family metallopeptidase: MKKYIILFILSIIFLNSCGVVGSILGSNYNNPVYDDGVLTYYDEYTSVTKRFRVINENNTVEIKLFRTYAESDNLIIYVENGADVKRSSVSKIGSDFNKYYSDLVSIYGQHTDVDGNGKIDILLFSMNPPGASTVTLGYFYGADLLLGYFNDAEILYMDLTLVNSVPETMSGTILHELQHLINFNVNDINKGRAMDVWLNEALSESTSILYSPITAASRIEEFNDMGGYYCFYTWSLPMNIFANYPSASVFVNWIYNESGNDKTVFRDIASSSQVNDYNKILSSVSRRGIANTWEELLLNWMEGVFSYQLSGVNPVFRSSGETVPLYPGALVAYYGSLGTVSDNNLSTRKLSSNIEIALNKDTYVGDNPSAVNIQIPNSINAMQYKSSSQISKPYVPKYRNILLDIDGNVKKY, translated from the coding sequence ATGAAGAAATATATTATATTGTTTATTCTTTCTATTATATTTTTAAATTCATGCGGTGTTGTAGGCAGTATATTAGGAAGTAATTACAATAATCCTGTTTATGATGACGGAGTATTAACTTACTATGATGAATATACTTCTGTAACTAAAAGATTTAGAGTTATAAATGAGAATAATACGGTAGAAATAAAATTATTCAGAACATATGCAGAATCTGATAATTTGATAATATATGTAGAAAACGGAGCAGATGTAAAAAGGTCTTCTGTATCAAAAATAGGTTCTGATTTTAATAAATATTATAGTGATTTGGTAAGCATATATGGACAGCATACTGATGTTGATGGAAATGGTAAAATAGATATTCTTTTATTTTCTATGAATCCGCCGGGAGCTTCTACTGTTACATTAGGTTATTTTTATGGAGCAGATTTATTACTAGGTTATTTTAATGATGCTGAAATATTGTATATGGATTTAACTCTAGTTAATAGTGTTCCTGAAACGATGTCTGGTACAATACTTCATGAGCTTCAGCATTTGATTAACTTTAATGTTAATGATATAAATAAAGGAAGAGCTATGGACGTATGGTTAAATGAAGCCCTTTCAGAATCTACTTCAATATTGTACAGTCCTATAACAGCTGCTTCAAGAATAGAGGAATTTAATGATATGGGAGGATATTACTGCTTTTATACTTGGTCTCTTCCTATGAATATATTTGCAAATTATCCTTCAGCTTCTGTGTTTGTTAATTGGATTTATAATGAAAGCGGAAATGATAAAACTGTCTTTAGAGATATAGCCTCTTCATCTCAGGTTAATGATTATAATAAAATTCTTAGTTCAGTTTCTCGCAGAGGCATAGCGAATACTTGGGAAGAATTATTACTAAACTGGATGGAAGGGGTATTTAGTTATCAGTTATCTGGTGTAAATCCAGTTTTTAGAAGTTCTGGTGAAACAGTGCCGTTATATCCCGGTGCTTTGGTTGCTTATTACGGCTCTTTGGGAACTGTTAGTGATAATAATTTGTCTACAAGAAAATTGAGCTCTAATATTGAAATTGCTTTAAACAAAGATACTTATGTAGGAGATAATCCAAGTGCAGTAAATATACAAATTCCAAATAGTATAAATGCTATGCAGTATAAATCATCTTCTCAAATTAGTAAGCCTTATGTTCCTAAATATAGAAATATATTGCTTGATATAGATGGAAATGTAAAAAAATATTAA
- a CDS encoding CAP domain-containing protein, translating into MKKLNFIIVLMFISTLILSANTIEDEVFRLINLERSKVSLPPLPNNQRLHSLALYHADNMAKNKFFSNIDLDGLDSKARQVKLYPEMVGNISESLGKLDVIPFTDKKAAESIVKNLMATPDSKKNILNKNFNAIGVGAVKRGVGVYVTVTFADIVAESVDFTPTAKYGEDITVKYRILNGAAFTDFKIAVEMADKEARITGDDGKTYIGNIIYDVKDMGNSILGRTFKAEYGKGDYKISILYKGQHFLSNVRTITVE; encoded by the coding sequence ATGAAAAAATTAAATTTCATAATTGTATTAATGTTTATATCAACATTAATATTAAGTGCAAACACAATAGAAGATGAAGTATTCAGACTAATTAACTTAGAAAGAAGCAAAGTATCTCTTCCGCCTCTTCCAAATAATCAAAGACTTCATTCTCTAGCTTTATATCATGCTGATAATATGGCTAAAAACAAATTCTTCAGCAATATAGATTTAGACGGATTAGATTCTAAAGCAAGACAAGTAAAATTATACCCTGAAATGGTTGGAAATATAAGTGAGAGTTTAGGAAAACTAGATGTTATACCTTTCACCGATAAAAAAGCGGCTGAAAGTATAGTAAAAAATTTAATGGCTACTCCAGACAGTAAAAAAAATATCTTAAATAAAAATTTTAATGCCATTGGAGTTGGAGCTGTAAAAAGAGGTGTTGGAGTATATGTTACTGTAACATTTGCCGACATAGTTGCTGAATCTGTTGATTTTACACCTACTGCAAAATATGGAGAAGATATAACTGTAAAATACAGAATATTAAACGGTGCTGCTTTTACTGATTTTAAAATTGCTGTTGAGATGGCTGATAAAGAAGCACGCATCACCGGAGATGATGGAAAAACCTATATAGGAAATATTATATACGATGTTAAAGATATGGGAAACAGCATACTAGGAAGAACTTTTAAAGCTGAATATGGAAAAGGAGATTATAAAATTTCTATACTATATAAAGGACAGCATTTCTTAAGCAATGTAAGAACTATAACTGTAGAATAA
- a CDS encoding ExbD/TolR family protein — translation MKFRRRFDIKSGIDLTPMIDIVFNLLIFFMVGTTIIETPQIEISLPKSTSAVGAEKNETIIISISRDGKKYINGYEVENLDNNLKELANTEGELEKPVEIRSDEDVRTQVLISVIDSVKNAGFTRLSIATENAKEN, via the coding sequence ATGAAGTTCAGAAGACGGTTTGACATAAAAAGCGGAATAGACCTAACCCCCATGATAGATATAGTATTTAATTTACTTATATTTTTCATGGTGGGTACTACTATCATAGAAACTCCTCAAATAGAGATTAGTCTGCCAAAATCTACTTCGGCTGTAGGTGCTGAAAAAAATGAGACTATAATAATAAGCATATCCAGAGACGGCAAGAAGTATATTAACGGCTATGAAGTAGAAAATCTTGATAATAATCTTAAAGAATTAGCAAATACAGAAGGAGAGTTGGAAAAGCCTGTAGAAATACGTTCCGATGAAGATGTTAGAACGCAGGTTTTAATATCTGTAATAGATAGTGTTAAAAATGCAGGTTTTACAAGATTAAGCATAGCTACTGAAAATGCTAAAGAGAATTAG
- the rfbB gene encoding dTDP-glucose 4,6-dehydratase, producing the protein MRKFDTVLVTGGCGFIGTNFIKYIFEKTSYDIKVINIDDLTYAGNIKNLIDIKNKYKDRYYFERVNICDAKKVNSIFQKYKPDCVVHFAAESHVDRSIFGPKNFVETNIIGTFTLLEAARNLWKDNADGKLFHHISTDEVYGSLSDTGYFYETTAYDPRSPYSASKASSDHIVKAYYHTYNLPVTISNCSNNYGPYQFPEKLIPLMILNIIEEKYLPVYGDGKNIRDWIFVEDHNNAVLDIINKGRVGETYNIGGENEMTNIDMVNILCEKLASKMNKEKDYYKKLIKFVKDRAGHDRRYAINCEKIKNELGWKRQYDFNTAIDITIDWYLNNKEWVYDVKRSGEYKKRIN; encoded by the coding sequence ATGAGAAAGTTTGATACAGTTTTAGTAACTGGCGGATGCGGTTTTATAGGTACTAATTTTATTAAATATATTTTTGAGAAAACTAGTTATGATATAAAAGTCATAAATATAGATGATTTAACTTATGCTGGTAATATAAAAAATTTAATAGATATAAAAAATAAATATAAAGACAGATATTATTTTGAGAGGGTAAATATTTGTGATGCTAAAAAAGTCAATAGTATATTTCAAAAGTATAAACCAGACTGTGTAGTTCATTTTGCCGCAGAAAGTCATGTTGACCGTTCAATATTCGGACCTAAAAATTTTGTTGAAACTAATATTATTGGTACATTTACATTATTAGAAGCAGCACGTAATTTATGGAAAGATAATGCAGACGGAAAACTTTTTCATCACATAAGTACAGATGAAGTTTATGGTTCATTATCAGATACTGGATATTTTTATGAAACAACAGCTTATGATCCTAGAAGTCCTTACTCCGCTTCAAAGGCTTCAAGCGATCATATTGTAAAAGCATATTATCATACTTATAATTTACCTGTTACAATATCTAATTGCAGTAATAATTACGGACCGTATCAATTCCCTGAAAAATTAATACCGCTTATGATATTAAATATTATTGAAGAAAAATATTTGCCTGTTTATGGAGATGGTAAGAACATAAGAGATTGGATATTTGTTGAAGATCATAATAATGCTGTATTAGATATTATAAATAAAGGCAGAGTAGGTGAAACTTATAATATTGGCGGAGAAAATGAAATGACGAATATTGATATGGTAAATATTTTATGTGAAAAATTAGCATCCAAAATGAATAAAGAAAAAGATTATTATAAAAAATTAATAAAGTTTGTAAAAGACAGAGCAGGTCATGACAGAAGGTATGCTATTAATTGTGAAAAGATAAAAAATGAATTAGGATGGAAAAGGCAATATGATTTTAATACAGCTATTGATATAACTATAGATTGGTATTTAAATAATAAAGAGTGGGTCTATGATGTAAAAAGAAGCGGTGAATATAAAAAGCGGATAAATTAA